A genome region from Neptunomonas japonica JAMM 1380 includes the following:
- the truD gene encoding tRNA pseudouridine(13) synthase TruD codes for MDLPTQYRYLYNPPTSQATIRQLPEDFHVVEIPSFSAEGEGEHEFLLIRKTGENTDWVAKLLAKFCQIPIKDVGYAGKKDRHAVTEQWFSVRLPVTRKINWALFGGESIHVLESVRHQRKLRLGALLGNRFSIRLRNLTNEDDFVGRLEKIKAGVPNYFGEQRFGHGGGNLTKGLALINGEFKERQRHKKGLYISAVRSWLFNHIVSQRITQNLWDSVLPGDMMMLSGSRSHFLAETADESLLSRLKEHDIHLSGPLWGRGSTLVQGEAAEWEGEVVRPWESVTERLEHLGLQQERRALRLIPEGLRAVKESDGQWLLSFSLPAGAFATSVLRELCEPLTAGIEDK; via the coding sequence ATGGATTTGCCTACCCAGTACCGCTATCTGTACAACCCACCTACTAGCCAAGCCACTATTCGTCAGTTACCTGAAGATTTTCATGTTGTTGAAATTCCTTCATTTAGTGCGGAAGGTGAGGGGGAGCATGAGTTTCTGCTTATTCGTAAAACTGGAGAGAATACAGATTGGGTAGCAAAGCTGTTAGCTAAGTTCTGCCAAATCCCTATTAAAGATGTCGGCTATGCCGGTAAAAAAGATCGTCACGCCGTTACAGAGCAGTGGTTTAGCGTACGCTTGCCGGTTACACGTAAAATAAATTGGGCTCTTTTTGGTGGTGAGTCGATTCATGTACTTGAATCTGTAAGGCATCAAAGAAAACTTAGGCTAGGTGCTTTACTAGGTAACCGCTTCTCTATTCGCTTGAGAAACCTGACAAATGAAGACGACTTTGTTGGGCGGCTTGAAAAAATAAAAGCGGGCGTACCTAATTATTTTGGTGAGCAACGCTTTGGGCATGGCGGTGGTAACTTGACCAAAGGTTTAGCGCTGATTAATGGTGAGTTTAAAGAGCGCCAAAGGCATAAAAAAGGTTTATATATTTCAGCTGTTCGCTCTTGGTTGTTTAATCATATAGTTTCGCAGCGCATTACCCAAAATTTATGGGATAGTGTATTACCGGGCGATATGATGATGTTAAGTGGTTCACGTAGTCATTTTCTTGCCGAAACAGCTGATGAGAGTTTGCTCTCAAGGCTGAAAGAGCATGATATACATTTAAGTGGTCCTTTGTGGGGGCGAGGTTCAACGCTTGTGCAGGGAGAAGCCGCTGAGTGGGAAGGAGAGGTTGTCCGTCCATGGGAGAGCGTCACCGAGCGTCTTGAGCATTTAGGTTTGCAACAAGAGCGTCGCGCGTTACGATTGATACCGGAAGGATTAAGAGCAGTTAAAGAATCAGATGGGCAGTGGTTGCTGAGCTTTTCACTTCCTGCAGGGGCTTTTGCCACAAGCGTGCTCAGAGAATTGTGTGAACCTTTGACGGCTGGAATAGAAGATAAATAG
- the ftsB gene encoding cell division protein FtsB, with amino-acid sequence MFRWFIALLLLILLGLQYRLWFGDANIFHILDLQEKIAVQVDENERLQMRNRQLEAEVTDLKKGLSAIEERARSDQGMVREGETFYQLVEPSVEAIEN; translated from the coding sequence GTGTTCCGTTGGTTTATTGCATTACTGCTTTTAATTCTTTTAGGCCTTCAGTATCGACTCTGGTTCGGTGATGCTAATATTTTTCATATATTAGATTTGCAGGAAAAGATCGCTGTTCAAGTTGATGAGAATGAGCGTTTGCAAATGAGGAATAGGCAGCTTGAAGCGGAAGTGACCGATTTGAAAAAAGGTCTTTCTGCTATAGAAGAGCGCGCCCGCAGTGATCAGGGAATGGTGCGTGAGGGGGAAACCTTTTATCAGCTTGTTGAACCATCTGTTGAAGCTATTGAGAACTAA
- the eno gene encoding phosphopyruvate hydratase → MAQITDIKAREVLDSRGNPTVEADVILASGVVGSACAPSGASTGSREALELRDGDKSRYLGKGVLKAVAAVNGVIRDALVGMDVTEQRALDNAMLALDGTENKENLGANAILAVSLAAAKAAAVEKNIPLYAHIAEINGTAGQFSLPVPMMNIINGGEHADNNVDIQEFMVQPVNFTKFSDGLRCGAEIFHSLKAVLKAKGLSTSVGDEGGFAPDLASNEEALVVIKEAISNAGYELGKDVTLALDCAASEFYKDGKYDLSGEGKVFDAEGFSDYLAELTENYPIVSIEDGLDESDWDGWAYLTKKIGDKVQLVGDDLFVTNTKILSRGIEQSIGNSILIKFNQIGSLSETLDAIKMAKDAGFTVVISHRSGETEDTTIADLAVGTAAGQIKTGSLCRSDRVAKYNRLLRIEEELGEKAVYNGLAEIKGQA, encoded by the coding sequence ATGGCTCAGATTACCGATATCAAAGCACGTGAAGTGCTGGATTCTCGTGGTAACCCAACAGTTGAAGCAGACGTTATTTTAGCATCTGGTGTTGTTGGCTCTGCGTGTGCGCCGTCTGGAGCATCGACTGGCTCGCGTGAAGCATTGGAATTGCGTGATGGTGATAAATCTCGTTACCTCGGTAAAGGTGTCTTGAAAGCAGTGGCCGCTGTTAATGGCGTTATTCGTGATGCATTAGTGGGTATGGATGTTACCGAGCAACGTGCATTGGATAATGCAATGCTGGCCTTGGACGGAACCGAGAATAAAGAAAATTTAGGTGCGAATGCTATTTTGGCGGTTTCTTTAGCGGCAGCCAAAGCGGCAGCAGTAGAAAAGAACATTCCTTTATATGCTCATATTGCTGAGATCAATGGAACAGCAGGTCAGTTCTCATTGCCAGTACCGATGATGAATATCATTAACGGTGGAGAGCATGCTGATAACAACGTTGATATCCAGGAATTTATGGTTCAACCAGTTAACTTCACTAAGTTTTCTGACGGTTTACGTTGCGGTGCTGAAATTTTCCATTCATTGAAAGCTGTACTTAAAGCGAAAGGTTTAAGTACATCGGTAGGTGATGAAGGTGGTTTTGCACCGGATCTAGCATCAAACGAAGAAGCGTTGGTTGTTATCAAAGAAGCTATTTCAAATGCAGGCTATGAGTTAGGTAAAGATGTAACGCTAGCACTTGATTGCGCTGCTTCTGAGTTCTATAAAGATGGCAAGTATGACCTTTCTGGTGAAGGTAAGGTGTTTGATGCTGAAGGTTTCAGCGACTATCTGGCTGAGCTGACGGAAAACTATCCGATTGTTTCTATCGAAGATGGTTTGGACGAGTCTGATTGGGATGGTTGGGCATATCTGACTAAAAAAATCGGCGATAAAGTTCAGCTAGTCGGTGATGACCTTTTTGTTACTAACACTAAGATTTTAAGCCGTGGTATTGAGCAAAGCATCGGTAACTCTATCCTAATCAAATTCAACCAGATTGGTTCATTGTCTGAAACACTAGACGCTATCAAAATGGCTAAAGATGCTGGTTTTACTGTTGTTATTTCACATCGTTCAGGTGAGACAGAAGATACCACTATTGCTGATTTAGCAGTGGGTACTGCAGCCGGACAGATTAAAACGGGCTCATTATGTCGTTCGGATCGTGTTGCTAAGTACAATCGTTTGTTGCGTATTGAAGAAGAGCTAGGTGAGAAGGCTGTGTATAACGGTCTTGCAGAAATCAAGGGTCAAGCATAA